One segment of Pirellulales bacterium DNA contains the following:
- the trmB gene encoding tRNA (guanosine(46)-N7)-methyltransferase TrmB, translating to MGRRALRKLDPALDLSRHLLALDALSRPWDWRAIFDRDAPVEVEAGCGKGLFLASAAAAHPEHNFLGIELAARYARFAAGRLVQRELPNARMVQGDARRLFAELLPEHSLAAVHVYFPDPWWKEKHKKRRVLTEPFLRDIERTLLAGGALHFWTDVEEYFQETLAILATATRLVGPLPVAELEPAHDLDYRTHFERRMRLHGRPVYRSEFRKAVRP from the coding sequence ATGGGCCGCCGCGCACTTCGCAAACTCGATCCGGCACTCGATCTTTCGCGGCATTTGCTGGCGCTGGATGCGCTTTCGCGCCCCTGGGACTGGCGGGCGATTTTCGATCGCGATGCACCGGTCGAGGTCGAGGCGGGCTGCGGGAAAGGGCTTTTTCTGGCGAGCGCCGCCGCTGCGCATCCGGAGCACAATTTTCTCGGCATCGAACTCGCGGCTCGTTATGCCCGCTTCGCCGCCGGCCGGCTAGTTCAACGTGAGTTGCCGAACGCACGCATGGTGCAAGGCGACGCACGCCGGTTGTTTGCAGAATTGCTTCCCGAGCATTCTTTGGCGGCGGTGCATGTGTATTTCCCGGATCCGTGGTGGAAGGAGAAGCACAAGAAACGCCGTGTGCTTACCGAGCCCTTTCTGCGCGATATCGAGCGCACGCTGCTCGCCGGGGGCGCGCTCCACTTTTGGACCGACGTGGAAGAATATTTTCAAGAAACGCTGGCGATCTTGGCCACGGCCACGCGTTTAGTCGGCCCGCTGCCGGTCGCCGAGTTGGAACCGGCCCACGATCTGGATTACCGCACCCACTTCGAGCGCCGCATGCGATTGCATGGCCGACCGGTGTATCGCAGCGAATTCAGAAAGGCTGTGAGACCGTGA